The Lepeophtheirus salmonis chromosome 6, UVic_Lsal_1.4, whole genome shotgun sequence DNA window ttttgtaataagtATAGATGAAGtaagattttatatatgtatttttcaatataggaATCATTACAGACTTATGTTCAAGCTGCTTAGAAATCGCGCATTGCCTTATAAAACCATGGGTTGATAGAAACTTTATTGAGGAGATCTGATGGATCAATGGTatgatgataatattattagaagTTAAGTTCTATGTTCCAGACTGAATAATTTCTAGATAATCCAAATTACATCTTAAACTCAAATTAATGTTGGAGAGTAGCGTAGAGAAAGAAATGAAAGCAGCAGCTTAGgcaaattcattaaaaagttcATGAAAATATTGTGTGAATCAAGATTAAGTTCAAATCGGGACATGAGTACTACAGAATTGCTAGAGGCTAAGCGCATTTGAATTCAAAATAGGGAGCAATAGCCTccttaattataaactataactttatttttgaatcatcTCATCTTCATATGGTCAAAGTGAGAATAATTTGGTCATAGTACCGTGCAATCAATGAGGATTATAGTTACTCTTGAAACTCCTATTCCGATTGAAATTCTCAGAATTTTAAATGATCCATgactttaatgtatatattggcTAGATGAGTCAAGATTTTTGGTATTGATCTATCTCGTTTGTAGAAAGTAAAACATAGAGGGCTTCATAAATTGAAATTCTGAGGGATACATTTGTTATTAGTGTTTAATCTACGATTCAAAGTTGGTCACAGTGTGCCTTTTATATCACTGAAATTAAGTTCTCTGGATGCCTTAGGATATAAAGCAAAGAGCAAGGAGTAAAAACTCTGAAGTTGATTAAAAACCATGATTCTTCCCACGAGTTTAAAGAatgaactaaatataaataaagttcgTTGATAGTTTctaaaggaaaggttgcgagttCATTGATTCCCCAGGTGCTTAGAAATTTACTATTAACCTGATAGACATTTTACAAAACTAGTTATTACGTCATTACCGTTATTATATCTCGTAGCTTTCATCTAAAAAGAAGGGGGAAAACAACAACctcaaatcagttggtagtttttatttatttattcataattcaaaTCCACAAACTcttttgttaataaaagtagataaaaaacgaaaccaataaatttaaaatatttgaggtGAAGTCAGTCGGTAGTTTGATAATTCTTTCTTTagaattattatgtaataattgttGGAAATAGGTCACAGCTAACCAAGAATGAATTCAATTGCCACCAATCAACAGTTGATCATTCATTAGGCGAAAATAAGCTGAATAATCGACAGCTGACCACTAAATACtctgtaaatttttgttaataaggtAACACCAACATGTTATGTtatcaaaagtatttaatttactattatttttgagttaCTTGCAACAAAATAAACCTGATTGATATGAACTTGAATAATACAATGGGATTGCAAAGGtcctatttgatttaataatataaatgattgagaCCATTGgagattatttattaacataacgATGCATCTGCAGAAATGGAGAGCTATAAATAGATGACGTGGTAGGTAAATAACCTTATATCAGagcatttccatttttttctgtttctttttagagaaaaggtcgcgagatacaataaaggacTACAACGTGCTAGTATTCCTctctatttttaatacaaattagataatatataatcatttattttgtaggaattggataatgaaaataaagaaacaaaacaaaaatattgaattaactAAACAttcataatatcaattaattaattattatcataatgatctaaaaacaatacaataaaaaaaagcgtAACGGGAGGTTTTCTTGTAGTATGTAGCTGGCACTAGTTTGAGGTCATGAGTGTAACGAATTCTTCATAGTCTAAATGTCCATCTCCATCCTTGTCAGCCTCTCCAATGAGCATTTCCacctaaaattaatttaaatgtcatTGAATCATCTTTTTGGGTAGTAGTActataggtatatttaaaaatatgtatgctaatattaaagtaaacaatgcacattaaataatttttaatatgttggaAATGGGGCACATGACGTAAGTCTGACTCTCAGTTAAATATACGTAGGTAATATCTCATAAAAGACTAGATTTTTATTAGAGGTTCTCATTTCCTGGGaaacaaacttttaaatatgGGCCTCCCgtgtgtaaataataattactaggGAATTTAATCGTTTCTTTTCATAGTTTACGAAAAAAGAATAAGTCCTACCTGAAGAGACGACATGCCAGTAACAATTATAATGAATCAGAAAACATGTCCCGAGAGAGAAACTCTACAACTATTTACGTAAGTACTTACGTATTACATAGATTGTACATCTaggtatataaaagaaatatatataagtaaaactCAATTCTAATATTAAGGAATGACgtgttttttcatctttttgcaTAGTGTGCCTGGTGAATGGAGCTTTAATACAAGCACTCCAATACATCAGAGTACCCCTATATGTTGAAATCTATCTTGGTCTCAATATAGTATAATTCCCCTTAAAGTAACTcgatttaaattttctttttatattatagaagatcttttttttctaatagtcGCGACTTATTGTTAGTATCGATCTCTTAGAGTCATGGACTTGTTTTGATCTCAGGTAAGGTGGTATTGAGTCTTGACCATAACACTAAGTATATACTAAAATTAGCCAATTATTCAATCATAATATCAccgatatttttatacaattaccACTAATTTGATATCTAAATTGGAAGTTgctatagattaaaataatttataagcatGGGTGTAGGAGATTAATATCTAATTCAATACCAATTGGGTACTAGGATTTCATTggaaagacttttttttaaccaactCAGCTCACCtctcaaaaagtaaatatttacttctgcaattttttaaatcttgttttattatatttctctaTATCAGTGTCATCCCCCGAGATTCTAATCACAAGCATATTTTGGCCCGCCTTTTTTCTTTAGTTGGGAGGCTAAACGTGTCTTTTTGtttcttaagctgttatcattattatttaattcccacGTTTATTTCCTGGTCCCCTCCTCTTCGTTGCAtctacttgtagctgatctaatgaaacatcgtcacagctaagctgctcttctacaaaacattcttctaattgtcagggttaacatgTCGATTTTcgatttgtctttttttttaatatgacaaaaTGTTAAGTATTTTCAGAGGGCTAGGAGGCACAACTAGCCCTCTGAAATGGAGCCTTCTGTTAGTTGTCGATTTGTCTACCCTttcttcttattaattttttattgttgattggTTGGTTGAGCTTGAATTTattcttgttaagttgtgaacaattatttattattaatcattgaaCTAATGATGATTAATCTTTCAATTGGGGAAAATGGGATAGCTACAgttgatttggaaaaaaaatcatttcactttttggagaaaatgttGTTAAATACAAATAGAATAACTTCATTCTCactcttttaaagaaaatgtcaaaatatgtaataaagatTACATGTGTAAATGTGTCCTTTAATATATTTGGTATGGTTCGacttatagtatatattatacttctatcaatataatttcaaatgaatatatgaaaatatcttaAGATGACATCAACTCGATTTTCTACTTTTCCCGTTGCTCCTCCAAAAATTGAGCTATTGTTTGCTTATATTTCTCACCTATTGAAGCGATTgttaggattaataaaactcaCTTCATTGACGCAAAATGAGggaattttaagaatttttcctttattgtCAATAGAAAATTCCTTTTCATTTTGCAAATTCTACCTAATTATTAGACGATTATTCATttgatattatagaaatattcatAGTCTAGCAACTACTTATTCGAGTTCAACTAATTAAAAGCTTATAAGAATGATGAGGGttacataaaaaagatattttgtatatttttaggttAACATAACGGAGTTTTAATTATCAGCTCGTCAAAATTGACCAATAGTAGTTTGTCACATAAATTTAACTAAGAAAAAGGCTAATAGATTTAATCATTCTGGAATtcgatattattatatatttttttcctttcaagaCAATATATTGTCTTGTAGAAATGAAATCCACCATTTACAGTTCAAGTCATAGTTATGATACTTTTAAGCAGTTTAGTTTATTTACTGATGGTTTGAATTAACGttgtactaaaaaattattagaaacaCTCAAGAGCTCAAAAATgggatatgtatatttttttgtaattgttaaaaaaattatgtgttttgGGCCCtaagtaaatattgatatatttcaatgaaatttcaCAAATATGTTCATAAGTTACATAGTGTGAACAAGGACGtctgcaaaattatatatatatatatacatacttattttttggtttggtttttggaattttttggaaaaaaaagttaaaaaattattttttttggaaaaaaagaaatcgaaaattcactagtattcacaaaaaattaaatttaaaaaaaaaaaattcaaaagttaaatttcaaatatcaaattttttttgtcatcaaatattaaattttttggaaataaatttgaaaagtccatagttgttcaaaaattttttggtaaatttttcaaaaacccacagattcaaaaaaaatatatattttttagaaaaatttcaaatatgaaaatttctagtaaaaaggaaagaTGAAAACTGAAGAATTATATCGCTCGTTCGTTCAGCTTAGATAATAGGGGATTTGGATTTGCTAAATCAACGCCTAACACTGTTATCAGGAAAAGAAGCAGGAATATTGACAgctaacaataaaatacaaggtaaatttttgtgttagtgaatTAACGTAGTGATCCATGCTATAAACTGTTAGTTTTTTATCTCTCTATTGGAGGAACTCTTGATATATACATACCACTGAGGTAATATCGTgagaaacataattataaaaaatccatGTTCCACGTTAgtgtattacaaaaaataaaaataattctacttCTTGGAGATCTTTGATACTTGCTTGTAAATTTATcgaatgtttaaaattttacctTAATGAAACTCATATTTTACTTTGTGTAAGCATTGTATATTAggcataattaataaataatgaaagtaAGTATACCTCAGTTGCAGATAGTTTATCACCGATGTTGGTCATGAGATGTCGGAACTCCGCACTTGTTATTGTTCCAGATCCGTCCCGATCTAGAACTCTGAAAGCCATTCGTACCATTTCTTCGTCATTAGCTTGACCCGTTTTCATAGCCATCATATTGCAAAACTCAGGGAATTCAATTTGGCCAGAGCCGTCAGTATCGAACTGTAAGGAAAATGAGTTATTAAGCAGTTGAAGTAAATGCACACACATTGTTACATAAGAACTAAAATATATAGGAACTCCATATTGCAGTCTCCAAaagctataaaaataatgtttcaactATAATATATAGTGTAAACACTCAATTACCCTCAATTATGATAATTAGTGTTGTTCTTGTACTTATTTAGAGTCTCTTGGAGTTCAATCTCAGTCCAGTCCAGTTAAATCCTACATATCAGtccttaaaacttttaaaattcggTACTTGATGACGCCACTcgactttatttcttcttgtttaatcagttctaatatTGACAGATCTCAGGATCGATGGTCTTAAGGACtgatcccaaggactgataggaccggtccGAAGACGGATTGAACTGGATTGAATAATTAAGGACCGACAAAACACTGAAATACACTCGATTCCTTAGTAAAAGGTCAGGTATTATTTTATGACGACAGATGTGTTTAAAATAAGTGTAGTAATATTCTAAAAGGATTCTCTTTTAGTTGAAAGTAATATAATAGTAAAACTGATATTGAGTATTTACCCTACAATGAATTACTACAAATCAAAGacgatttactataatatatttcttcttagaatatttttcataccttatatttttgttatttcatttaaaaatactgTTTGAGCGTTTAAAGGTAGCCGTTTGAAGGATACGGAAAATAAATTTGCCAGGAAATGGACAGCTAAGGAATGCttgaacaattttaattatattctaacCGAATTTGAAACTCGTATATCTGTAGtcatttttttgagtatttatgtaaaaaataataatttatttgcccgtaaatgtactttatttaacatagtttttgtcatatttatctCTCTAGTCTAAGATTCATACACAGGTGGGGTCATTCCATagaaaatgtatacattttattttttgtcatccgatttgaataaaatttggtatattAAATAACGAattacttaaaaagaaaatttcggAAATGTAACTCAATCCAATCTCaatctgagtttttttttataataaattggaTTGCTTATCGTCTTGAAAACCCTAGTGTTTTGGATTGTTGTTCCTAAACCACTCATCTGATGGATGCATCAGATGAATGCCAATGAGTTAcgcaacaaaatatttaaagtatttttattttattccgttataaaaaatatggttgacCTTGACAATATTGTTTTAccttaaatatctcaaatattttttttgaaaacgatatcaaatcaatatctaatctcaaaataaaagattagaGCAGTGATTCATAGCCTGAGTTCGATCGAACCCTAGGGGTTCAGTGAGTCTCTCTCAGGGGTTCGGCGAAGGTCAAAACATACATGATGTGTGATGACCTACTCCACTTGTCCAATGAAAAAGGGTTCGATGATATTAATATGAAACTGGCGGGGCTCACTACCTCCAACAAGATTAAGAAACAGTGGATTAGAGTCTATGTTCTTG harbors:
- the LOC121120258 gene encoding calmodulin, with product MAGIDLTREQVAELREAFNEFDDDGSGTITTQELGYAMRAMGMNPTEQELLELINEFDTDGSGQIEFPEFCNMMAMKTGQANDEEMVRMAFRVLDRDGSGTITSAEFRHLMTNIGDKLSATEVEMLIGEADKDGDGHLDYEEFVTLMTSN